In Pseudomonas sp. Q1-7, the genomic window AGAACCTGCTGGAAGTCGCCGAAGCCACCGCCATCGCCGCGGAAGTCCGTAAAGAGTCCCGTGGCGCCCATGCCCGTGAAGACTTCGAAGACCGCGACGACGAGAACTGGCTGTGCCACACCCTGTACTTCCCGGGTGAGAAGCGTGTCGCCAAACGCGCTGTCAACTTCGCGCCGAAGACCGTTCCGGCGTTCGAACCCAAAGTACGTACTTATTAAGGGTGGCCGACATGTCCAACACTCTCACTGTCAGCGTCTATCGCTACAACCCGGAGCGCGACAGCGCTCCGGCCATGCAGGACTTCCAGATCGATACCGGCGGCAAGGACGTGATGGTTCTCGACGTGCTGGCCCTGATCAAGGAGCAGGACGAAGGTTTCTCCTACCGTCGCTCCTGCCGTGAAGGCGTCTGCGGTTCCGACGGCATGAACATCAACGGCAAGAACGGCCTGGCGTGCATCACGCCGCTGTCCGCTGCCGGTCTGAAGGGCGGCAAGCTGGTGATTCGCCCGCTGCCGGGGCTGCCGGTCATCCGTGACCTGGTTGTCGATATGAGCATCTTCTACAAGCAATACGAGAAGGTGAAACCCTTCCTGCAGAACGAGACTCCGGCTCCGGCCATCGAGCGTCTGCAGTCCCCGGAAGAGCGCGAGAAGCTGGACGGTCTGTACGAGTGCATCCTGTGCGCCTGTTGCTCGACCTCTTGCCCGTCCTTCTGGTGGAATCCGGACAAGTTCCTGGGTCCGGCCGCGCTGCTGCAGGCCTACCGTTTCCTGGCCGACAGCCGCGACACCAAGACCGAAGAGCGACTGGCTGCGCTGGATGACCCGTTCAGTGTGTTCCGTTGCCGCGGCATCATGAACTGCGTGAACGTTTGCCCGAAGGGTCTTAACCCGACCAAGGCGATCGGTCATGTGCGCAACATGCTGCTGCAAAGCGGTACCTGATTCGATTGCTGTACCCGCAACACCTGCGGTGCCGGCTTTGCCGGTGCCGCAGTGAAACCAGGAACGCAGCCCACAAAGCCGTATTCCTTATTTGAAAAATATATAGATGACCAGCAGGGGCAACCGGGCTGGTGCCCGGACTATCTGCGGGATCCTTGGTGGCTTCAGTCGCTGTGCCAGGACTTGTGAGCCCTGTAGTGTCCACGCCGATGGCGTCCCCTTATCGAGGGTGACAAAGCATGCAAGAAAGCGAAATG contains:
- a CDS encoding succinate dehydrogenase iron-sulfur subunit translates to MSNTLTVSVYRYNPERDSAPAMQDFQIDTGGKDVMVLDVLALIKEQDEGFSYRRSCREGVCGSDGMNINGKNGLACITPLSAAGLKGGKLVIRPLPGLPVIRDLVVDMSIFYKQYEKVKPFLQNETPAPAIERLQSPEEREKLDGLYECILCACCSTSCPSFWWNPDKFLGPAALLQAYRFLADSRDTKTEERLAALDDPFSVFRCRGIMNCVNVCPKGLNPTKAIGHVRNMLLQSGT